The following proteins are encoded in a genomic region of Paenibacillus sp. FSL H3-0469:
- a CDS encoding MFS transporter — MNIMRSRPLRNRSKDLRKASVHRKNLQIATFEGIPSTIFQVLLQGQFLTGFLLYLGASSSQIGFVLALTTLVNVAQIGVAFLIQRLPSRKWALVTFIGLHRLLWGSTGLVPFIFPQEHWVTAFIVLYTIAFIANTAGGVLWNSVISDLVPARVRGRYFGIRNTFLNALGSLVMYGGGIILDRYPGGHGFLILYIVVWIFSISNIVVFFFYPDVPFEKSEEKAFLPMLRKPLQDKLFMKSTLFLSAWLLLQNLTVPLYSYVMLQLLNINYEKLSLLNVAQTVFMMASFYVWGNLNARHSNKRLLLWTLPIIAVSSLIWGLLSVLPMLPVLFAAHIVFGVGVGGFNQLAFNFIIGDTPKRERPMYMAMYAALTGLAAFFGPLLGGRIYEWIKEWPQWMQIYGMQLVVGVLMILLALLLGRRILRDE; from the coding sequence ATGAACATCATGAGAAGCCGGCCGCTGCGGAACCGTTCCAAGGATTTGCGCAAGGCCTCCGTACACCGCAAGAATCTGCAGATCGCTACCTTTGAGGGGATACCATCCACCATATTCCAGGTGCTGCTGCAAGGCCAATTTCTTACAGGATTCCTGTTATACCTGGGTGCCAGCTCCAGTCAGATCGGATTTGTCCTGGCGCTTACTACGCTGGTGAACGTCGCACAGATCGGTGTGGCCTTCCTGATCCAGAGGCTGCCGAGCCGTAAGTGGGCGCTCGTGACTTTTATTGGCTTACACCGTCTGTTGTGGGGATCTACGGGGCTGGTTCCGTTTATTTTCCCGCAAGAGCACTGGGTTACCGCCTTCATCGTTCTGTATACCATTGCTTTCATTGCGAACACCGCCGGTGGTGTGCTCTGGAACTCGGTTATCAGTGACCTGGTGCCTGCAAGGGTCCGGGGCCGGTATTTCGGCATTCGTAATACATTCCTTAATGCACTGGGAAGCCTGGTGATGTACGGGGGCGGTATTATTCTTGACCGTTATCCGGGCGGACACGGATTCCTTATCCTGTATATTGTAGTGTGGATTTTCTCGATCTCGAACATCGTGGTGTTCTTCTTCTACCCGGATGTGCCGTTTGAGAAATCCGAAGAGAAGGCCTTTCTGCCGATGCTCAGGAAGCCGCTTCAGGACAAGCTGTTCATGAAATCCACGCTGTTCCTGTCTGCATGGCTGCTGCTGCAGAACCTGACTGTCCCGCTGTATTCGTATGTCATGCTGCAGCTGCTGAATATCAATTATGAGAAGCTGTCCCTGTTAAATGTGGCACAGACGGTCTTCATGATGGCCAGCTTCTATGTATGGGGCAACCTGAACGCCAGGCACAGTAACAAGAGGCTGCTGCTCTGGACCTTGCCGATTATCGCGGTCTCTTCCCTAATCTGGGGGCTCTTGTCCGTGCTGCCGATGCTTCCTGTATTATTCGCAGCCCATATTGTGTTCGGTGTGGGCGTGGGCGGCTTCAACCAGCTCGCGTTCAACTTCATTATTGGCGATACGCCGAAGCGCGAACGGCCGATGTATATGGCAATGTATGCGGCGCTTACCGGACTGGCGGCCTTCTTCGGCCCGCTGCTGGGCGGCCGTATCTACGAATGGATTAAGGAATGGCCGCAGTGGATGCAGATCTACGGCATGCAGTTAGTGGTAGGCGTGCTGATGATACTCCTGGCACTGCTGCTGGGCCGCCGTATTCTGAGGGATGAATAG
- a CDS encoding U32 family peptidase: MARYFNGKEVELLAPAGTFEIFKAVIESKCDAVYFGGPVLNMRMMRKGYNLSHEEIIEALNIAHSMDKKVYITVNNLFSEEDVEEARAYLSFLDTVRPDALIVQDMAVLELIREMGLNLPVHASVMMNVHNLEMIHALKELGVSRVVTSREMDLQTAKLLGAKSGMELEYFIHGDMCSVHGANCYFSSQVFGMSSNRGKCMKPCRWDYRIKRDGYVFPAEYPLAVKDMFMYEHLPELIESGITSFKIEGRMRDKDFMVMLSNSYGDAIDRYIDDPLGFDRTKDSKELYNNRKRDFSTAYAFGKPGLPNINRRYEGTGKFYSTGKVFSTPTAERELSAERVTELRGRMAEDRRSILNKPELAVRVNNMEQARLVLEMGVDSLYLPGDVFEPDRPFTKQDIKELGAVKGHTKLYLGLPRMMNELHFDQYDHLLSGERLPIDGLIITNLGAIRRYRTTGYPMMGDANLNVYNHLSAGLYAGLGLTKLTVSPEMTLEHFASFTSRSDLPLEVVVHGTPALMYMEHDLFENTEVMEPIGEEDNQYVRNDVLVLKTDKGENPVYRDQYGRCHLLFAKELCYLPMLSEMNGLGIASFRIEGATYSIKELRTIIAAYQAAMDGTKPEDDLLGGLKPVYAGYTLGSLQFN; the protein is encoded by the coding sequence ATGGCACGTTATTTTAATGGTAAAGAAGTGGAGTTATTGGCACCTGCGGGAACCTTCGAGATCTTCAAGGCTGTCATTGAATCGAAGTGTGATGCGGTGTATTTCGGCGGTCCGGTGCTGAACATGAGAATGATGCGCAAGGGCTATAACTTGAGTCATGAAGAGATTATCGAAGCCTTGAATATCGCCCATAGTATGGATAAAAAAGTATATATCACGGTAAATAATCTGTTCAGCGAAGAGGATGTAGAAGAGGCCAGAGCGTACCTTAGCTTCCTGGACACGGTCCGCCCGGACGCGCTGATCGTGCAGGATATGGCGGTGCTGGAATTGATCCGCGAGATGGGGCTGAATCTGCCGGTTCATGCTTCCGTCATGATGAATGTGCATAATTTGGAGATGATCCACGCGCTGAAGGAGCTGGGCGTCAGCCGGGTCGTTACCTCCCGCGAGATGGATCTGCAGACCGCGAAGCTGCTGGGCGCAAAAAGCGGCATGGAGCTGGAATATTTCATTCATGGTGATATGTGCTCTGTCCACGGGGCGAACTGTTACTTTAGCTCCCAGGTGTTCGGAATGAGCAGCAACCGGGGCAAATGCATGAAGCCTTGCCGCTGGGATTACCGGATCAAACGTGATGGCTATGTCTTCCCTGCGGAATATCCGCTGGCGGTGAAGGATATGTTCATGTATGAGCATCTTCCGGAGCTGATTGAATCCGGCATTACTTCCTTCAAAATCGAAGGCCGTATGCGCGATAAAGACTTCATGGTGATGCTGTCCAACAGCTACGGCGATGCGATTGACCGTTATATTGATGATCCGCTGGGCTTCGACCGCACCAAGGATTCCAAAGAGCTGTATAACAACCGTAAGCGCGATTTCTCCACGGCGTATGCTTTTGGCAAACCGGGACTACCTAATATCAACCGCCGTTATGAGGGAACAGGCAAGTTCTACAGCACCGGCAAAGTGTTCAGTACGCCGACTGCCGAACGTGAGCTGTCTGCGGAGCGGGTGACGGAGCTGCGGGGGCGAATGGCTGAAGACAGACGCAGCATCCTTAACAAGCCTGAGCTGGCAGTACGTGTGAATAATATGGAGCAGGCGCGTCTCGTACTGGAGATGGGGGTAGACAGCTTGTATCTGCCGGGCGATGTGTTCGAGCCGGACCGTCCGTTTACGAAGCAGGATATTAAGGAGCTTGGAGCGGTAAAAGGTCATACCAAGCTCTATCTCGGCCTGCCGCGGATGATGAATGAGCTGCATTTCGACCAGTATGATCATCTGCTCAGCGGAGAGCGGCTGCCGATTGACGGCCTGATCATTACGAACCTGGGAGCGATCCGCCGTTACCGCACGACCGGTTATCCGATGATGGGCGATGCTAATCTGAATGTCTACAACCATCTGTCTGCCGGGCTGTATGCGGGACTGGGCCTTACTAAGCTGACCGTTTCACCGGAGATGACACTGGAGCATTTCGCCTCCTTCACCTCACGCAGCGACTTGCCGCTGGAGGTTGTGGTGCACGGAACGCCGGCGCTGATGTATATGGAGCATGATCTGTTCGAGAATACAGAGGTGATGGAGCCGATTGGGGAAGAAGACAACCAATATGTCCGCAATGATGTGCTGGTGCTTAAGACTGACAAGGGCGAGAACCCGGTCTACCGTGACCAATATGGCCGCTGCCATCTGTTGTTCGCCAAGGAACTATGTTATCTTCCGATGCTTAGTGAAATGAACGGCCTGGGGATTGCCAGCTTCCGGATAGAAGGCGCAACATACAGTATCAAGGAACTGCGCACCATTATTGCTGCTTATCAGGCTGCGATGGATGGAACGAAGCCGGAGGATGATCTGCTGGGCGGACTGAAGCCGGTATATGCGGGGTATACCCTCGGTTCACTGCAATTTAACTAA
- a CDS encoding aspartate aminotransferase family protein — MEQSVIIGREAVAAKRKQYFYPCTAHFYRDAPQLVRGSMQYVYDENGKEYTDFFAGVSVVACGHCNPAITSRTIAQLQQLQHTSPIYLTQPNVDLAERLEEVLPGALRRTFFVNSGSEANEGALLLARMHTGRKGFIALEAGLHGRTNLTMSVTGLQMWRTDAYLDEDVTFIKRPYHPELTLEEAAAQSIQNLKEVLAAQGDTIAAMIVEPIQGNGGIVMPALSYFREVKALLEQYGVLLIDDEIQTGYGRTGAMFAMEHFGVVPDIISMAKALGNGVPIAAFSTTDEIAASLNKPSASTFGGNPVSAATALAVLDYIRDERLAERAAELGGQLKQGLLALQERYPALITDVRGSGLMLGAELAGSVTEDAAAVTDYVLEELKDRGYLIGKNGIGRNVLAFQPPLVVTSGNIDALLDALREVLQAIH; from the coding sequence ATGGAACAGAGCGTCATCATTGGAAGAGAAGCGGTAGCTGCCAAAAGAAAGCAGTATTTCTACCCGTGCACCGCACATTTTTACCGGGATGCCCCGCAATTGGTACGCGGAAGCATGCAGTACGTCTACGATGAGAACGGCAAGGAATACACCGACTTCTTCGCGGGAGTCTCTGTGGTTGCCTGCGGCCACTGTAATCCGGCTATTACTTCACGTACGATAGCACAACTGCAGCAATTGCAGCACACCTCGCCGATCTATCTGACCCAGCCGAATGTAGACTTAGCGGAACGTCTGGAAGAAGTGCTGCCGGGCGCGTTGCGCCGGACATTCTTCGTCAACAGCGGCTCAGAGGCGAATGAAGGGGCGCTGCTGCTGGCGCGGATGCATACGGGCCGCAAAGGCTTCATTGCTCTGGAGGCCGGCCTGCATGGCCGGACCAATCTCACTATGAGTGTGACCGGGCTGCAAATGTGGAGAACCGATGCTTACCTCGATGAGGATGTAACGTTCATTAAGCGCCCGTATCATCCGGAATTGACGCTGGAGGAAGCGGCGGCTCAGTCCATACAGAATTTGAAGGAAGTACTCGCTGCCCAGGGAGACACCATCGCTGCTATGATCGTGGAGCCGATTCAAGGGAACGGCGGTATCGTCATGCCTGCGCTGTCTTACTTCCGTGAGGTGAAGGCGCTGCTTGAGCAGTACGGCGTACTGCTGATTGACGACGAAATCCAGACCGGCTACGGCCGGACGGGAGCAATGTTTGCGATGGAGCATTTCGGCGTCGTGCCGGACATTATCAGCATGGCTAAGGCGCTGGGGAACGGAGTGCCTATTGCTGCCTTTTCTACGACGGATGAGATTGCGGCATCGCTGAACAAGCCTTCCGCCTCGACGTTCGGAGGGAATCCGGTCTCTGCGGCTACAGCGCTGGCGGTGCTGGACTACATCCGTGATGAACGGCTGGCGGAACGTGCGGCTGAGCTCGGCGGGCAGCTGAAGCAAGGCTTGCTTGCTCTCCAGGAGCGTTACCCTGCGTTGATTACTGATGTACGGGGCAGCGGACTTATGCTGGGGGCTGAGCTGGCCGGCTCGGTGACTGAGGACGCTGCGGCTGTGACAGACTATGTGCTGGAAGAGCTGAAGGACCGCGGATACCTGATCGGCAAAAACGGGATAGGCCGCAACGTTCTCGCCTTCCAGCCGCCGCTAGTTGTCACTTCCGGGAATATCGATGCCCTGCTGGATGCACTCCGTGAAGTGCTGCAAGCGATCCACTAA
- a CDS encoding CsbD family protein, with product MDNNVIKGKWLQIKGEAKKQWGKLTDDDLDVIDGEKDKLVGKLQERYGHSKDEAEAEYHKWESSHRS from the coding sequence GTGGATAACAATGTGATCAAAGGTAAGTGGCTGCAGATTAAAGGTGAAGCCAAGAAGCAATGGGGCAAGCTGACAGATGATGATCTGGATGTCATCGACGGTGAAAAAGACAAGCTGGTAGGCAAGCTGCAGGAGCGTTACGGCCATTCCAAAGATGAAGCCGAAGCGGAGTACCATAAGTGGGAGTCCTCCCACCGCAGCTAA
- a CDS encoding ATP-binding protein, which yields MEYVKIFFVNTALLITLSYLANLIYKYTVTHASEPVKRVSWVLLAVFAGWISTFFGYRLHEHVIFDLRYVPLIISTLAYPQPLVLIIIGIATGLTRLTFGVNEAALVGVLNLTILGFVCAALSLWMKRSSFSMMHKGIVTILVVNVVNVLNIAVFGVIPTHDYITKILPVTFPAGLVLSALFALIIRDFHLDLMRTGQIIRANKLLSEQTEELHKNKIVLEERAKQLMLASQFKSEFLANMSHELRTPLNSIINLSQMIEEGDGSLSAEELAEYGGIIHRSGEDLLSLINDILDLSKVEAGKLDIIIEDLNTSEVPDLLVQQFGVLARQKQLTFSVSLDEGVPAVIYTDPQRVQQILRNLLSNAFKFTMTGGVTMNIRVVERQEGAASQKWIAFEVQDTGIGIPPEKHDLIFEAFEQADINVSRKYGGTGLGLSISNDLARLLGGFITLHSHEGQGSIFSLHLPLHSGASV from the coding sequence ATGGAATATGTCAAAATCTTTTTTGTGAATACAGCTTTACTAATCACTCTGTCCTATCTGGCGAATCTAATATACAAGTACACCGTAACCCACGCATCCGAGCCTGTTAAAAGAGTAAGCTGGGTGCTGCTCGCGGTCTTCGCAGGGTGGATCAGCACCTTTTTCGGCTACAGACTGCATGAGCATGTCATTTTTGACCTGCGGTACGTACCGCTTATCATCTCAACACTGGCTTACCCCCAGCCCTTGGTTCTGATTATCATTGGAATCGCAACCGGGCTTACGCGCCTGACCTTCGGAGTGAACGAGGCAGCGCTGGTAGGCGTGCTGAATCTGACTATCCTGGGCTTTGTCTGTGCCGCTCTAAGCCTATGGATGAAGCGTTCGTCTTTCTCGATGATGCATAAGGGGATTGTCACCATCTTGGTAGTCAATGTAGTGAATGTGCTGAATATTGCCGTATTTGGGGTCATTCCCACACATGATTACATAACGAAGATTCTGCCGGTTACCTTTCCCGCAGGCCTTGTCCTCAGCGCTCTGTTCGCGCTGATTATCCGCGATTTCCATCTGGACCTGATGCGTACCGGACAGATCATTAGAGCGAATAAGCTGTTGTCCGAGCAGACGGAGGAGCTGCATAAGAATAAAATTGTGCTCGAGGAAAGAGCCAAGCAGCTCATGCTCGCCTCACAGTTCAAATCGGAGTTCCTGGCGAACATGTCCCATGAACTAAGAACCCCGCTGAACAGCATTATTAATCTGTCCCAGATGATAGAAGAAGGCGATGGGTCCCTGAGTGCGGAGGAGCTTGCTGAATATGGCGGGATCATTCACCGGTCGGGGGAGGATCTTCTGTCGCTCATCAATGATATTCTCGATCTGTCCAAGGTGGAGGCCGGGAAGCTGGATATTATTATAGAGGATTTAAATACCAGCGAGGTCCCTGATCTGCTCGTTCAGCAGTTTGGCGTCTTAGCCAGACAGAAACAGCTCACCTTCAGCGTCTCTCTGGACGAAGGGGTACCGGCCGTGATCTACACGGACCCCCAGCGGGTGCAGCAGATTCTGCGCAATCTGCTCTCGAATGCGTTCAAATTCACGATGACTGGCGGGGTCACTATGAATATCCGTGTAGTGGAACGTCAGGAGGGGGCTGCTTCGCAGAAGTGGATTGCCTTTGAGGTGCAGGATACCGGAATCGGCATTCCCCCGGAGAAGCATGATTTGATCTTCGAAGCCTTTGAACAGGCGGATATCAATGTCAGCCGCAAGTATGGCGGTACGGGACTGGGTTTGTCTATCAGCAATGATCTGGCCAGGCTCCTGGGCGGATTCATTACCCTGCATAGCCATGAAGGCCAGGGCAGTATATTCTCCCTACATTTGCCTCTACATTCAGGCGCGTCCGTCTAA
- a CDS encoding FAD-dependent oxidoreductase — translation MKKIVILGGGYGGVLTAKKLAKKFKNDKDVEIKLIDRNPYHTLLTELHEVSANRAPEDSIKIDLKKIFAGLKVDVVLDEISNIDFKNKKLKSDKATYAYDYLVIGTGSKPTFFGIPGAEENTFSFWSYDDAVALKRQIRDMYTKAAKEKNPATRRAMLTFVIIGAGFTGVELVGEMAEQRDELCREFFIDPSEVRLVVADMAPKILPILPDKLIQKAEARLRKLKVEIVTGAKITEVGAGSVALGEKNIVDAQTIVWTAGVEGSEIVGNLDVQQQGRKRIVTNEHLESVDHKNVYVVGDNIFFIPEGEERPVPQMVENAEQAAPVIAGNITADIKGTPKKAYKPGFHGTMVSIGSRYGVANVGLPGKFFMLTGFMAMLSKHFINMFYLSQVVGFNKVWTYMMHEFFHVENRKSFVGGYFSKRSPNFWLVPLRMLLGGMWLYEGIEKIRKIWVDPNKIFLIPAAPYADATSAASQAVDAVKTTVDAQSAASAVSTAKEAVSALPVPGFIYDISNWFMDLMFYNPDGSYTFLAKWFQIGMVCAEIVFGVMLIVGLFTAISALATIGMAVMIWTTKMAATEMLWYVGAAIACIGGSGSVFGLDYYVLPWLKKQWKRIPLVRRWYLYTD, via the coding sequence TTGAAGAAAATAGTCATTTTGGGCGGCGGCTACGGCGGCGTACTCACGGCTAAGAAACTGGCAAAGAAATTTAAGAACGACAAAGATGTAGAAATCAAACTGATCGACCGAAATCCATATCACACTCTTTTGACTGAGCTGCATGAGGTTTCTGCGAATCGCGCACCTGAGGATTCGATCAAAATTGACTTGAAGAAAATCTTTGCCGGCCTGAAGGTAGATGTTGTTCTGGATGAGATCAGCAACATTGATTTCAAGAACAAGAAGCTAAAGTCCGACAAAGCCACTTATGCTTATGATTATCTGGTCATCGGCACAGGAAGCAAGCCAACCTTCTTCGGAATTCCTGGAGCAGAAGAGAACACCTTCTCCTTCTGGTCCTACGATGATGCAGTTGCCCTGAAGCGTCAGATCCGCGACATGTACACCAAAGCTGCGAAGGAAAAGAACCCGGCTACACGCCGCGCTATGCTGACCTTCGTAATCATCGGTGCCGGCTTCACCGGCGTTGAGCTTGTAGGTGAAATGGCCGAACAGCGCGACGAGCTCTGCAGAGAATTCTTCATCGATCCTTCCGAAGTCAGACTGGTCGTGGCTGATATGGCTCCGAAGATTCTGCCTATCCTGCCGGATAAGCTGATTCAGAAAGCCGAAGCCCGTCTGCGCAAGCTGAAGGTAGAAATCGTTACCGGCGCCAAAATCACCGAAGTAGGCGCAGGCTCCGTTGCCCTCGGCGAGAAGAACATCGTGGATGCACAGACCATCGTCTGGACAGCCGGTGTTGAAGGCTCCGAAATCGTCGGCAACCTTGATGTTCAGCAGCAAGGCCGCAAACGTATTGTTACCAATGAACACCTTGAAAGTGTTGACCATAAGAACGTATACGTTGTAGGGGATAACATCTTCTTCATCCCTGAAGGCGAAGAGCGTCCAGTTCCGCAAATGGTTGAGAATGCTGAACAAGCCGCTCCAGTTATCGCAGGGAATATCACTGCCGATATCAAGGGTACGCCTAAAAAAGCATACAAACCAGGCTTCCACGGCACTATGGTTTCGATCGGCAGCCGCTACGGTGTAGCGAACGTTGGTCTTCCGGGCAAGTTCTTCATGCTGACCGGCTTCATGGCTATGTTGTCCAAACATTTCATCAATATGTTCTATCTGTCCCAGGTTGTGGGCTTCAACAAGGTCTGGACATACATGATGCACGAGTTCTTCCATGTTGAGAACCGCAAGAGCTTCGTCGGCGGTTACTTCTCCAAGCGCTCGCCGAACTTCTGGCTCGTTCCGCTCCGTATGCTGCTCGGGGGAATGTGGTTATATGAAGGTATAGAGAAGATCCGCAAAATCTGGGTTGATCCAAATAAGATTTTCCTGATTCCTGCGGCTCCTTATGCAGACGCCACATCAGCAGCAAGTCAGGCTGTGGATGCAGTCAAAACTACCGTAGATGCCCAGTCTGCCGCTTCCGCAGTATCCACTGCCAAAGAAGCTGTATCGGCTCTTCCGGTTCCAGGCTTCATTTATGATATCTCTAACTGGTTCATGGATCTCATGTTCTACAACCCGGACGGTTCTTACACCTTCCTGGCTAAATGGTTCCAAATCGGTATGGTTTGTGCCGAGATCGTCTTCGGTGTAATGCTGATCGTTGGTCTGTTCACAGCTATCTCGGCTCTGGCCACGATAGGTATGGCGGTTATGATCTGGACCACCAAGATGGCAGCAACAGAAATGCTCTGGTATGTTGGGGCAGCGATTGCCTGCATCGGCGGTTCCGGCAGCGTGTTCGGTCTGGATTACTATGTTCTTCCTTGGCTCAAGAAGCAGTGGAAGAGGATTCCCCTCGTCCGGCGCTGGTATCTGTATACCGACTGA
- a CDS encoding UbiA-like polyprenyltransferase, which translates to MVIINAFKHTALKLKMFSELVMFSHTLFSLPFAIISMVWAAGGWPSGHMMLWGLIALIGARNGANAFNRLVDRTFDGNNPRTAHRHLPQRLLAEKEVILFIIINYALFIVASGMLNLLCLVLSPVAIVLISSYSYTKRFTFLSHLYLGFVIASAPIGAWFAVTGNIAFTPFVIGTVVMLWIAGFDIIYGTQDIEFDRKNGLWSIPSFFGLEKALRISKGLHFIMVMLLLFLYLWRDLGWMYLVGIGIATVLLMAEHKIIKPANRKLMKVASYNLNQVISMVILLCTLIDYFYVN; encoded by the coding sequence ATGGTTATCATTAATGCTTTTAAACATACGGCGCTTAAATTGAAAATGTTCAGCGAGCTGGTGATGTTCTCCCATACGCTGTTCTCCCTGCCGTTTGCCATCATCTCGATGGTGTGGGCGGCTGGCGGCTGGCCTTCCGGCCATATGATGTTATGGGGACTGATCGCGCTGATCGGGGCACGCAACGGGGCGAATGCGTTCAATCGTTTGGTGGACCGCACCTTCGATGGCAACAATCCGCGTACCGCCCACCGGCATCTGCCGCAGCGTCTGCTCGCCGAGAAAGAAGTCATTCTGTTCATTATCATCAATTATGCTCTGTTCATTGTGGCTTCCGGCATGCTGAACCTGCTCTGTCTGGTGCTGTCACCGGTAGCCATTGTACTGATCTCATCCTACTCTTATACGAAGCGCTTTACCTTCCTCAGCCATCTGTATCTGGGCTTCGTGATTGCTTCGGCACCAATTGGCGCCTGGTTTGCGGTTACAGGGAACATCGCGTTCACGCCGTTCGTGATCGGAACCGTGGTAATGCTATGGATTGCCGGCTTTGATATCATCTACGGAACTCAGGATATTGAGTTCGACCGGAAGAACGGCTTATGGTCCATCCCGAGCTTCTTCGGCCTGGAGAAAGCGCTGCGGATCTCCAAGGGGCTGCATTTCATTATGGTAATGCTGCTGCTGTTCCTGTACCTCTGGCGTGATCTCGGCTGGATGTATCTGGTCGGCATCGGCATTGCTACGGTACTGCTCATGGCGGAGCACAAGATCATCAAGCCTGCTAACCGTAAGCTGATGAAGGTGGCTTCTTATAATTTGAATCAGGTGATCAGTATGGTGATATTACTTTGTACGCTGATTGATTATTTTTACGTTAATTAG
- a CDS encoding FMN-binding protein gives MKKASVILSSALVLGTLLAGCGNSNKAENAAATTAPVATATAAAEATAAPAAETGKYQDGTYYGTVDADPETGWQTFVQLTVEGGKITKADWNAFNVKNAGDLKKKVSEDGNYGLVKIGGAKSEWHEQAALAEAYLIEKQDPAALTVNAEGKTDAISGVSVHVSDFVGAAQAALAAGPAQAGPYKDGGYTAEGEMDAKSGWKSTVALSVANGNVVAVNFSGVNAAGDDKKQYSVDGKYGMKAGGAAAEWHEEIALAEKYFLENKGVAPTLDAEGKTDAISGVSIHVGEYFTLAQKALEGAK, from the coding sequence ATGAAAAAAGCTTCTGTAATCTTGTCGAGCGCTCTGGTACTGGGTACTTTACTCGCAGGTTGTGGCAACAGCAACAAAGCAGAGAACGCTGCTGCAACAACAGCACCTGTAGCAACTGCTACTGCCGCAGCTGAAGCAACTGCTGCACCAGCAGCCGAAACAGGCAAGTACCAGGACGGAACCTACTACGGTACAGTGGATGCCGATCCAGAGACTGGCTGGCAGACCTTTGTACAACTGACTGTAGAAGGCGGCAAAATCACCAAAGCTGACTGGAATGCTTTCAATGTTAAAAATGCGGGCGACCTGAAGAAAAAAGTATCCGAGGACGGCAACTACGGTCTGGTTAAAATCGGTGGTGCAAAGTCCGAATGGCATGAACAGGCTGCTCTTGCTGAAGCCTACCTGATTGAAAAACAAGATCCTGCTGCTCTTACTGTAAATGCTGAAGGCAAAACAGATGCAATCTCCGGTGTATCCGTACACGTTAGTGATTTCGTTGGCGCGGCTCAGGCTGCACTTGCTGCCGGCCCTGCACAAGCAGGCCCATACAAAGATGGCGGATATACCGCTGAAGGCGAAATGGATGCTAAATCCGGCTGGAAGTCCACTGTAGCTCTGTCTGTTGCTAACGGCAACGTTGTAGCTGTTAATTTCAGCGGTGTGAATGCTGCAGGCGACGATAAGAAACAATATTCTGTAGACGGCAAATACGGCATGAAAGCCGGCGGCGCTGCTGCTGAATGGCATGAAGAAATCGCCCTTGCCGAGAAATACTTCCTTGAGAACAAAGGCGTAGCTCCTACCCTGGATGCTGAAGGTAAGACAGACGCAATCTCCGGCGTATCTATCCACGTTGGTGAATATTTCACACTTGCACAAAAAGCACTCGAAGGCGCGAAATAA
- a CDS encoding polyprenyl synthetase family protein encodes MKLHEALNIDLNEINREIKNLVTRDKDVPKKSQLAQSILELTGSGGKRLRPLMVIVGSRFGLKSAERRTLQLSAAAEFIHVASLIHDDIIDNAELRRGEPALHIKTGILSAVHIGNYMSARIIELLSKYTGDKDRYVHDLSSVATGQLCLGEYQQLEHAFDYDLTLEQYLEKSRNKTALLMATCLRVGALSAESSAETAQLLYDFGEALGMSFQIQDDILDFTQSADVLGKPAGSDLRHGQVTLPVLFALQDAELAPVIRRIGPDSSPADIVQVLELVRGSDALARSEALSQGYLSQAAGIVEQLSSFPAHADLKTLLQYFAGRDR; translated from the coding sequence ATGAAGCTGCATGAAGCACTGAATATCGATCTGAATGAAATTAACCGCGAAATTAAGAATCTGGTGACCCGCGATAAGGATGTTCCCAAAAAGTCGCAGCTGGCGCAGAGCATTCTTGAACTGACAGGCTCCGGCGGCAAACGCCTCCGCCCGCTGATGGTCATTGTCGGCAGCCGTTTTGGACTGAAATCCGCCGAACGCCGAACCCTGCAATTATCCGCTGCGGCTGAATTTATCCATGTGGCCTCACTGATTCATGACGATATTATTGATAACGCCGAGCTGCGGCGGGGCGAGCCTGCGCTGCATATCAAGACCGGGATTCTATCCGCTGTCCATATCGGTAATTATATGTCTGCCCGCATTATTGAACTGCTTAGCAAGTACACCGGGGATAAGGACCGTTACGTTCACGATTTGTCCTCTGTCGCTACGGGCCAGCTATGTCTCGGTGAATACCAGCAATTGGAGCATGCCTTCGATTATGATCTTACACTGGAGCAATATCTGGAGAAGTCCCGTAACAAAACCGCGCTGCTGATGGCCACCTGCCTGCGGGTAGGCGCACTGTCGGCGGAGAGCAGTGCAGAGACTGCCCAGCTTCTCTATGATTTCGGCGAAGCGCTGGGGATGTCATTCCAGATTCAGGATGACATCCTGGACTTCACGCAATCGGCGGATGTCCTCGGCAAGCCGGCCGGCAGCGATCTTCGCCACGGTCAGGTTACCCTTCCGGTGCTCTTCGCCTTACAGGATGCTGAGCTTGCTCCTGTCATCCGCAGAATAGGCCCTGACTCTTCTCCTGCGGACATCGTGCAGGTCTTGGAGCTGGTAAGAGGCAGTGATGCCCTAGCCCGCTCAGAGGCCCTCAGCCAGGGCTACCTGTCCCAGGCTGCCGGAATTGTGGAGCAGCTCTCCAGCTTCCCTGCACATGCCGATCTGAAGACCCTGCTGCAATACTTCGCCGGGCGTGACCGCTGA